One part of the Heptranchias perlo isolate sHepPer1 chromosome 10, sHepPer1.hap1, whole genome shotgun sequence genome encodes these proteins:
- the rtn1a gene encoding reticulon-1a isoform X6, which produces MATFAIDLLYWRDIKQTGIVFGSVLLLLFSLTQFSVVSVIAYLALAALSATISFRIYKSVLQAVQKTDEGHPFKAYLDMDTTLSEEQIQKYADSALLYVNSTVKELRRLFLVQDLVDSLKFAVLMWLLTYVGAIFNGLTLLIMAVVSMFTLPVVYEKYQAQIDQYLGLVRTHVNSVVAKIQAKIPGAKRKTE; this is translated from the exons CTATTGACCTGCTGTACTGGCGTGATATTAAGCAGACAGGGATTGTCTTTGGAAGTGTACTTCTCCTGTTATTTTCACTGACCCAATTCAGCGTTGTGAGTGTCATAGCCTATCTGGCACTTGCTGCACTCTCTGCTACAATCAGCTTCAGAATTTATAAATCAGTGTTACAGGCTGTGCAGAAGACCGATGAAGGGCATCCTTTTAA AGCTTACTTGGATATGGACACTACCCTCTCTGaagagcagattcaaaagtatGCCGATTCTGCACTGCTGTATGTAAACAGTACTGTCAAAGAGCTGCGACGACTGTTTCTTGTGCAGGACCTTGTGGATTCTCTGAAA TTTGCAGTGCTGATGTGGCTGCTGACCTATGTTGGAGCTATCTTCAATGGCTTGACCTTGCTGATTATGG CTGTGGTTTCTATGTTTACCTTGCCTGTTGTATATGAGAAATACCAG GCACAAATTGACCAGTATTTGGGACTGGTGAGGACCCATGTTAATTCTGTGGTGGCAAA